The following proteins come from a genomic window of Anopheles ziemanni chromosome 3, idAnoZiCoDA_A2_x.2, whole genome shotgun sequence:
- the LOC131286309 gene encoding dynein axonemal assembly factor 4-like: MPLLLKDYTWERRVVSDSVRIIVTVPFPGNKLQPGDIFTTEQFLKISRAPHYWELFLCHPIDPDTSRCSILANEVLFELIPSDPTVIWEALEMDVPREQKAPLKEQYLERHRIRLEERAKQRAVEKDCMKKGEIHRQIERERCDRSAIEGLLESAKERELKRMELAMVKDYRSPVSGTKRTPKIAQQTSSGPLVTKPAPPDNSPPPVRRSGTVEVTFSKRTFVTPKRESMEVAEQEWIRKQAAARRATVGFANDDELRPDERNPEWLKQRGDTFFQQRNYLAAIAAYSAGIRLTKDYYALFLNRSAAHLALENYQRCAEDCSTALELLEPPVEANRKARVACLARRGAALVKLGFLRQGYDEMVAASRLDPDEASLREEVERLKHLLDRGTDSDSD; encoded by the exons ATGCCATTGCTGCTGAAAGACTACACCTGGGAGCGCCGGGTCGTAAGTGATTCGGTGAGGATAATCGTGACGGTTCCGTTTCCGGGAAACAAACTTCAACCGGGCGATATATTCACGACGGAACAGTTCCTGAAAATTTCCCGTGCACCACACTACTGGGAGCTATTCTTGTGTCATCCGATCGATCCGGACACGAGCCGTTGTAGTATCCTAGCGAATGAGGTCCTGTTTGAGTTGATCCCGTCCGATCCGACTGTGATCTGGGAAGCGCTTGAGATGGACGTTCCTCGCGAACAGAAGGCGCCCTTAAAGGAGCAATATCTCGAGCGACACCGGATCCGATTGGAGGAACGAGCCAAGCAGCGTGCGGTGGAAAAGGATTGCATGAAGAAGGGCGAGATTCATAGACAGATCGAAAGGGAACGGTGCGACCGATCCGCCATCGAGGGTCTGCTGGAGTCGGCCAAAGAACGCGAGCTAAAGCGAATGGAGTTGGCCATGGTGAAGGACTACCGAAGTCCGGTGTCCGGTACCAAGCGCACTCCCAAAATCGCTCAGCAGACGAGTAGTGGTCCTCTGGTGACGAAACCTGCTCCACCCGACAACAGTCCACCTCCAGTGCGCCGCTCCGGAACGGTCGAGGTGACGTTCAGCAAGCGTACCTTCGTCACTCCCAAGCGCGAATCTATGGAGGTGGCCGAACAGGAATGGATCCGGAAGCAGGCGGCCGCTCGTAGGGCGACGGTCGGGTTCGCCAACGACGACGAGCTGCGGCCGGACGAGCGCAACCCGGAGTGGCTCAAGCAGCGAGGTGACACGTTCTTCCAGCAGCGCAACTATCTTGCCGCCATTGCGGCCTACAGTGCCGGGATCCGGCTGACGAAGGACTACTATGCACTGTTCCTGAACCGATCGGCCGCCCACTTGGCGCTCGAAAACTATCAACGATGC GCTGAAGATTGCTCGACAGCCCTGGAACTGCTGGAACCACCGGTGGAGGCCAACCGGAAGGCTCGGGTAGCCTGTCTCGCCCGCCGTGGAGCAGCCCTGGTGAAGCTTGGCTTTTTACGCCAAGGCTATGACGAAATGGTGGCCGCCAGCCGTCTCGATCCGGACGAGGCGAGCCTACGAGAGGAAGTGGAACGTTTGAAACATCTTCTCGATCGGGGAACCGATAGCGATTCGGACTAA
- the LOC131284234 gene encoding uncharacterized protein LOC131284234, protein MDEWGSKVSSSRESSEKSFYERNGIAADGCYSNAVFNDSSDTLGDEEEMAAVIGGGRTPVGNDPSRSGIGNVQQPFRRSHSMRSSFNSLRSLRTRLKPSASGGSGRIVPVNYSHLPAVGDLAQSSPVGAGRSNSSSSSSSLSSKSGSGILRNASFSRPNHDDVRRSLRHKLHKLKLTYTELRRLHAKVLQEKRTVDEEADDGPPVPSLPANVPPKAAALLMEGFCRSTTVQSSLKVHRRPPTDATVTPLARSQSVRDKENRPEDIPSGQQLKLTVVRKQPTTFANPSAAKPTVVGGTPPEQEQQGHLPVVQERPTVTEPTHQQQRPASLTVTRTATIRKGSVWANNSTKISLPDLVTRSLSNLEFPSCRLTCPTIPCPGSGVSSPRQKSCDGSTNSLATIETQTGTASAQSLPSAVHQQGVGSQNVTVVYENETDRRKLAGSLPSVTSSALDRISSVSSPNLSSVSATTTGPRMEYLLPHQQHPPGAEHQEPSVHVPKRHLSPKIGKKTRHLSTSSVDEASDGGGGVGGHHHRKPTANHASSANGEAERNARNAQHLLLLRSNRLTVSDNHNLSGPGGVTVTNSVDVLAVHNAKSVSPLPPYQSQQSPQAATIAPPSYWKQKKQPTKKQHKQLQAQLDKLTQINIHLHALFSAVEHGHLEKARTILESTDVDVNSLNSDGLTPLDVAVLSNNRSMTKMLLQQGAIENAHSVQAANSNMGLHLNNLLCEAEATVHELGNFDTNQASATGNERTGSGTNAGKTSFSNIIGSSGPSVTSCTGNEIDKQVGLWERRVKGLRRMILGWEQTKPPDVPNRIDIDVTGCSAVSLRLYEPLEGAITTKFKVQWSSRSDFSNVVGEREISEWCSFHGCMGAVCNLNELIQGRRYFFRACAGNVKGWGPYKLSVPNCVVPSSWRDVEGRDNRFAGKQRNLDELFNAVRLARPEDASEIALDSTGQQQKRATKKKTTIKQLFSAASKFQKNLKRGIYLACVLYHEDKLLLTNEDFVPVIEIDETFTSNLHTDFYWLMKVACTWDDVKLLRMDMERNASSAIHFRTKLLSAACQMQSALSITDLGQLFYRPLRDVHGTVVLSCVNCIKSPKAVSVLNSRWIPLNKIHKKLALSTEDSSINEILMNSIQEQINYHQVSNIRLSRGLYVGYLKMQSSVDVIQVVVPVKTPNVLPHCKIRDNPHVSAEEWELIKQHKPSSILEFRPKHQGPTEVQLHFLEMLTKAVHNLFQYMDIPVDVAVAHRLYDIEVIELNSDVSFLIICPPAESSCAVPGQKESLLQRGDLLSMPIQAFEMIHLKTYQGSIIQKYSRLSCILELDTMLANHLHREAFSSSELQKAKDRLAKLQELSGGLNTIWKGVRWLMDVIGYARDRANMPELNMKQILDYKSTYFGKLPKGGGDKKKGGSESQLLHPPGNAGPNSFHKSSPGRGSWPGPAVEHTLGHNGLLDAEYSKSEQLLKYNSARFLNVSQAGSRKNSADSGSGATHSSYYSVTGVEPEKEFAVVQRLPPSRSEDTLNSSSHHHHLHHHSSDGKTGGPGGMGGTGGSGGKKNRPPTIYSSYSATSSPLLNVRSPFLVPMVPATTTTTPITTPIEDVENTNRQLPSSSTSAPAPQPSGPLKLFAKKSRDQALKAINFIERELQQEMEIFEETKPILTTTYLKPTLAALQNEAKSYQPVEPEREPVTIVTTTSDSTTSGASYATVPDQPPAEGAPAEATSGAAGTIVSTATSILQVYAAYETGLPSGTSLKLRVTPKTSAREVIDLVVKQLNMAVVLKGREGPIYTPERLDNFCLVAVIGARERCLRDDFRPLQLQNPWRKGRLYVRQKHDLLAAIEHSNRDSADI, encoded by the exons ATGGATGAGTGGGGCAGTAAAGTCAGCAGTTCCCGCGAATCCTCTGAAAAGTCGTTCTACGAACGGAACGGCATCGCCGCCGACGGATGTTACTCGAATGCGGTTTTCAACGACAGCAGTGACACGCTCGGAGACGAGGAGGAGATGGCGGCTGTCATCGGCGGGGGCCGTACTCCCGTCGGCAACGATCCGTCACGCTCAGGCATCGGCAACGTCCAGCAACCGTTCCGTCGGAGCCATTCGATGCGATCGTCATTCAATTCGCTGCGCAGCCTTCGAACTCGACTGAAGCCAAGCGCTTCCGGTGGTTCCGGTCGGATCGTTCCCGTAAACTACTCGCATCTGCCAGCGGTCGGTGATTTGGCCCAGTCCTCTCCGGTCGGTGCCGGGAGAagtaacagcagcagcagcagcagcagcctcaGCAGCAAAAGCGGAAGTGGCATTCTGCGGAACGCGAGTTTTTCCCGCCCGAACCATGACGATGTGCGGCGCAGTTTGCGCCACAAGCTGCACAAGCTGAAGCTCACCTACACCGAGCTGCGTCGGCTGCACGCGAAGGTCCTCCAGGAGAAGCGTACCGTCGACGAGGAAGCGGACGATGGTCCGCCGGTTCCGAGTCTTCCGGCGAACGTTCCGCCCAAAGCGGCCGCCTTGCTGATGGAGGGTTTCTGTCGCTCGACGACCGTCCAGAGCTCGCTGAAAGTGCACCGACGACCACCGACCGACGCCACCGTCACGCCACTCGCCCGCTCCCAGTCGGTGCGGGACAAGGAAAACCGACCAGAAGACATTCCGAGTGGGCAGCAGCTCAAGTTGACTGTTGTTAGGAAACAGCCAACCACCTTCGCCAATCCTTCTGCCGCGAAACCCACCGTCGTCGGTGGAACTCCACCGGAGCAGGAGCAGCAAGGACATCTCCCCGTTGTTCAGGAGCGACCGACGGTGACAGAACCGACACACCAGCAGCAACGTCCGGCTTCGCTCACCGTCACGCGAACGGCCACCATACGGAAAGGTTCCGTGTGGGCGAACAATAGCACCA AGATAAGCCTGCCGGATCTGGTCACGCGGTCCCTGTCGAACCTAGAGTTTCCGAGTTGTCGCCTCACCTGCCCGACAATCCCCTGCCCAGGCTCCGGTGTGTCATCACCCCGCCAAAAGTCCTGCGACGGCTCCACCAACTCGCTGGCCACGATCGAGACGCAAACCGGGACCGCATCCGCTCAATCACTCCCCAGCGCCGTACATCAGCAGGGAGTCGGCTCCCAAAACGTGACCGTTGTGTACGAAAATGAAACCGATCGTCGAAAGCTGGCCGGTTCCCTGCCGTCGGTAACGTCGTCCGCACTCGATCGCATCTCGAGCGTAAGCTCACCGAACCTCTCAAGCGTATCGGCTACAACTACCGGCCCGAGGATGGAATACCTCCTACCGCACCAGCAACATCCGCCCGGTGCGGAACACCAGGAACCGTCGGTGCACGTACCGAAGCGCCACCTGTCGCCGAAGATCGGCAAGAAAACGCGTCACCTCTCGACCAGCTCGGTGGACGAGGCGTCCGATGGAGGAGGCGGTGTAGGTGGGCACCATCACCGCAAGCCGACCGCAAACCACGCCAGCAGCGCCAACGGGGAAGCGGAGCGGAACGCCCGGAACGCACAgcacttgctgctgctgcgctcGAACCGACTGACCGTGAGCGACAATCATAATTTGAGCGGGCCGGGTGGTGTGACGGTCACCAACTCCGTCGACGTGCTGGCGGTGCACAACGCCAAGAGTGTGTCCCCGCTGCCCCCGTACCAGTCACAGCAGTCCCCGCAAGCGGCCACGATCGCCCCTCCGTCGTACTggaagcagaagaagcagccGACGAAGAAGCAGCACAAGCAGCTGCAGGCACAGTTGGACAAACTGACCCAAATTAACATCCATCTGCACG CTCTTTTCTCGGCCGTCGAACATGGACACCTGGAAAAGGCACGCACCATCCTGGAGAGCACGGACGTGGATGTTAACAGCCTCAACAGTGACGGCCTCACGCCACTGGACGTGGCCGTGCTCAGCAATAACCGATCGATGACCAAgatgctgctgcagcaggGCGCCATCGAGAACGCGCACTCGG TGCAAGCGGCCAACAGCAACATGGGACTGCATCTGAACAATCTGCTCTGCGAAGCCGAAGCGACCGTGCACGAGCTGGGAAACTTCGACACCAATCAGGCGAGCGCGACCGGCAACGAGCGAACCGGGTCCGGAACCAACGCCGGCAAAACATCCTTCTCAAATATCATCG GCAGCAGTGGGCCATCGGTGACTAGCTGCACCGGCAACGAGATCGACAAGCAAGTCGGACTGTGGGAACGGCGTGTCAAGGGCCTCCGGCGGATGATACTCGGCTGGGAGCAAACCAAACCGCCCGACGTGCCGAACCGGATCGATATCGACGTCACCGGGTGCAGTGCGGTCAGCTTGCGGTTGTACGAACCGCTGGAAGGTGCCATAACGACCAAATTCAAAG TGCAATGGTCTTCCCGGTCGGACTTCAGCAACGTGGTGGGCGAGCGGGAGATCAGCGAATGGTGCAGCTTCCACGGGTGCATGGGCGCGGTCTGCAATCTGAACGAGCTGATACAGGGCCGGCGATACTTCTTCCGGGCGTGCGCCGGCAACGTGAAGGGCTGGGGACCGTACAAACTATCCGTCCCGAACTGTGTCGTGCCGTCGA GTTGGCGTGATGTGGAGGGACGCGACAACCGATTCGCCGGCAAGCAGCGCAATCTGGACGAGCTGTTCAACGCGGTCCGGCTGGCACGGCCCGAGGACGCGTCCGAGATCGCCCTGGACAGTACcgggcagcagcagaagcgagcgacgaagaagaaaaccacCATCAAGCAGCTCTTCTCGGCGGCTTCCAAATTTCAGAAAAATCTCAAACG AGGAATTTACTTAGCCTGCGTCCTGTACCACGAGGATAAACTACTGCTCACCAACGAAGACTTTGTGCCGGTAATTGAGATTGATGAAACCTTCACCAGCAATCTGCACACAGATTTCTACTGGCTGATGAAG GTGGCCTGCACTTGGGACGACGTGAAACTGCTACGGATGGACATGGAACGGAACGCCTCGTCGGCGATACACTTCCGCACGAAGCTCCtgtcggccgcctgtcagatGCAGTCCGCCCTTTCGATTACCGACCTCGGCCAACTGTTCTACCGACCCCTGCGGGACGTGCACGGTACCGTTGTGCTGTCCTGTGTTAACTGTATTAAG AGTCCTAAAGCGGTATCGGTGCTAAACTCCCGTTGGATACCGCTGAACAAGATCCACAAGAAGCTGGCCCTCTCGACGGAGGACAGCAGTATCAACGAAATACTGATGAACTCGATCCAGGAGCAGATCAACTACCATCAGGTCTCCAACATACGGCTCTCCCGGGGGTTGTACGTCGGGTACCTGAAGATGCAGAGCTCGGTGGATGTGATACAGGTGGTGGTACCGGTGAAGACGCCCAACGTACTGCCGCACTGCAAAATCCGTGACAATCCTCATGTGTCTGC AGAAGAGTGGGAATTgataaaacagcacaaacCATCCAGCATATTGGAGTTCCGACCAAAGCACCAAGGACCGACGGAGGTACAGTTGCACTTTCTCGAGATGCTCACCAAAGCCGTGCACAATCTGTTCCAGTATATGGATATTCCGGTGGATGTGGCGGTTGCGCATCGACTGTACGACATCGAGGTGATCGAGCTGAACAGCGACGTCAGCTTCCTTATTATCTGTCCTCCGGCCGAGAGTAGCTGTGCGGTACCGGGTCAGAAGGAGAGTTTACTGCAACGGGGTGACCTGCTGTCAATGCCCATCCAGGCGTTCGAGATGATCCACCTCAAGACGTACCAGGGTAGCATTATTCAGAAGTACTCGAGGTTGTCCTGCATCCTGGAACTTGACACGATGCTAGCGAACCACCTGCACCGTGAAGCATTCAGCAGTTCCGAGTTGCAGAAGGCGAAAGATCGACTGGCGAAGCTTCAGGAGCTATCCGGGGGGCTGAACACGATCTGGAAGGGGGTCCGGTGGCTGATGGATGTGATCGGGTATGCACGTGATCGAGCCAACATGCCGGAGTTGAATATGAAGCAAATACTGGACTACAAGAGCACCTACTTTGGCAAGCTACCGAAGGGTGGCGGGGACAAGAAGAAAGGCGGCAGTGAATCGCAGCTGCTTCATCCGCCCGGAAACGCAGGCCCGAATAGTTTCCACAAAAGCAGCCCGGGACGAGGGTCGTGGCCAGGCCCGGCGGTGGAACACACACTCGGCCATAACGGGCTGCTCGACGCGGAATACTCCAAATCGGAGCAGCTGCTCAAATACAATAGTGCGCGCTTTCTGAACGTAAGCCAGGCGGGGTCGCGTAAAAACAGTGCCGATTCTGGGTCCGGTGCCACTCACAGTAGTTACTATTCGGTGACGGGTGTGGAGCCCGAGAAGGAGTTTGCCGTGGTACAGCGGTTGCCACCGTCACGCTCCGAAGACACGCTCAATAGCTCctcgcatcatcatcatcttcatcatcattcgTCCGATGGTAAAACAGGTGGACCAGGTGGGATGGGTGGCACCGGTGGCagtggtggaaagaaaaaccgccCACCGACCATTTACTCCAGTTACTCGGCCACGTCTAGTCCACTGCTGAACGTTCGCTCGCCGTTTCTAGTACCGATGGTTCCCgcgacgacgaccaccaccccgaTAACAACGCCTATCGAGGACGTAGAAAACACCAATCGACAGCTGCCAAGCAGTAGCACGAGTGCTCCAGCACCCCAGCCTTCCGGACCGTTGAAACTGTTTGCGAAGAAAAGTCGCGATCAGGCACTCAAAGCGATCAACTTCATCGAGCGTGAGCTGCAGCAGGAAATGGAGATCTTCGAGGAAACGAAACCGATCCTCACGACAACGTACCTTAAGCCGACGCTCGCCGCACTGCAGAACGAGGCCAAATCGTACCAACCAGTGGAACCGGAGCGTGAACCGGTAACGATCGTAACGACGACGTCAGACTCTACCACATCCGGTGCGTCGTATGCAACGGTTCCCGATCAGCCACCGGCCGAAGGTGCCCCGGCAGAAGCTACCAGTGGTGCTGCCGGGACGATTGTATCTACCGCCACCAGTATCCTGCAGGTTTACGCCGCTTACGAAACGGGCCTTCCGAGTGGGACCTCCCTAAAGCTGCGTGTCACACCCAAAACGAGCGCCCGGGAGGTGATCGACCTGGTCGTCAAGCAGCTCAACATGGCCGTAGTGCTAAAAGGACGCGAAGGACCGATCTACACACCCGAGCGGTTAGATAATTTCTGCCTGGTCGCGGTGATCGGAGCCCGGGAGCGTTGCTTACGGGACGACTTTAGACCGCTGCAACTGCAAAATCCCTGGCGCAAAGGACGACTGTACGTACGCCAGAAACATGACCTGCTGGCCGCCATCGAACACTCCAACCGCGACTCGGCGGACATCTGA